The following nucleotide sequence is from Roseivirga sp. BDSF3-8.
AAGCCTGACGAGAACCCATCTACTTCTCTAATGTTGATGACTCCGCCTCCGAGGCTTTCGCCAATTACATCCATGGTGCGGGAAGACTCACCGGTAAGCCTGAGCTTAACGGTATTAGGGTGATAGACGGCTGCGCTGCCTATGGAGCGAAAGGAATATTCAAGTCCTCGCTCTTCGGCATAATCCATGGCGTTTTTAATGCGCTTATCGTCAGTATGAAAGTCCAGTAAACCGGCAATAACCGCCCTGTCGCTACCGTGTCCTTCATAGGTCCTGGCGAACGAATTATAAAAGGTGATCTCTGCTTTCACAGGCTTCTCTCCCAGCACTCTGATAGCGGTACGGGCTATTCTGACCACGCCTGCGGTGTGGCTGCTGGAAGGTCCGATCATCACAGGACCGATCATGTCAAATATGCTGCTTCGTTCTGCCATAATGTATTACTGTTCCGATATTCGTTAATTTGGCTGAGCGAAATAATATAATTCTTTACAAGTGGCGAAATAGCTTTATGAAAATACTTTTTGACGGCAGTGTTTATGAAGAGGAGAATCGACTAGTAGGGATAGATGACCGGGGGTTGCAATATGGAGATGGACTATTTGAAACGATGTATTGGAACGGTGAGGCCGTAAGAAACCTTGACCTACACCTCAAAAGACTGAAAAAGGGGACTGAAATACTAGGCCTGGAAGTAAATGAAGTATTAGAACCAGGAGCGCAGGAGAAAAAGATAACATCGCTGATCGAAGAAAATAAGCTGAGCGGTAAACTGCGTATCAAATGGATGATATGGCGCAGGCCGGGAGGGCTTTATCTGCCGCAAACCGAAAGCTTTCATGAGCTGATAAAAGTGATGCCCTATTCGCCGGGGCCGGCCATGGTCAGATCGGCTGATTTTGCTGATAGCATTCACCTGAGTTATAGCCAGATCAGTCCACTAAAGACCATAAGTGCCCTACCCTACGTGATGGCCGCCAGGGAATGCCGTGAAAGGGGCCTGGATGACCTGATATTATTATCTGATAGGGGAAAGGTGGCAGAATGCCTGTATGCTAACTTATTCTGGGGGTCAGGAAAAGAGCTTTATACCCCCTCCCTGCAAACAGGGTGTATTGAGGGAGTACGAAGAAAAGAACTGATGAATATTCTGCCTGACCTCGGATACTCCATAGAGGAAGCGGAAAGCCACCCGGAGAAGCTCCTGATGGCCTCGTATGCTTTCAGAACCAATGCGAATGCTATTGTGCCAATACATCGTATAGCAGATCGTATTTACGCCTCTGTACCGCAGGATATATTGTTTGTTGATAGGGACTAAACAGCCACTGCGGCACGTATGTGGGGGTGCGGGTTATAATCTTTGAGGGTAAAATCCTCGTACGTAAAATCGAAAATATCTTTTACCTCCGGGTTGATTTCCATAACAGGCATGGGCCGCGGATCACGGGAGAGTTGTAGTCTTGCCTGCTCCAGGTGATTGGTATACAGGTGGGCATCGCCAAAGGTATGGATAAACTCTCCCGGCTGCAGATCACAAACCTGGGCAACCATCAGGGTAAGCAGGGCGTAACTTGCAATGTTGAAGGGTACGCCAAGGAATACGTCGGCGCTTCGCTGGTATAGCTGACAGCTGAGCTTACCATCGGCAACATAGAACTGGAAGAGGGTATGGCAGGGAGGCAGCGCCATGTGGTCAACATCTGCCACATTCCATGCACTGATAATGTGCCTGCGGCTGTCGGGGTTTTGCTTTATCTGACGGATGAGGTTAGCTAACTGATCGATAGTACCGCCCTTACCATCCGGCCAGCTTCTCCACTGGTAGCCATATACAGGACCTAAATCACCGCTTTCGTCAGCCCATTCATCCCAGATAGACACCTTATTATCATTCAGGTATTTGATGTTTGTATCTCCTTTAATGAACCATAGGAGTTCATGAATGATGGACCGGAGGTGGACCTTTTTGGTGGTCACCAGGGGAAAGCCCTCCTGCAGATCAAAACGGATCTGGCGGCCGAATACACTTATGGTACCGGTGCCCGTACGGTCTTCTTTGCGGGTGCCGTAGTCTAGGATATGCTGCATCAAATCCAGGTACTGACGCATAGGTTTCTGTTTGCTTTGTGTGGAAATAGAGAAAATCTGAAAACCTCGGTATATATCCGGGGTTTCGTAGATTTACAAATTAAGTTAAAAAAAATATCTTCTGAACTGATCTGACAGCATGCCGAAAAAATATGCCCTGCCACTGCTCATCGTTATATTGCTTATTTCCGCCTGGCAGGCCGGCAATATCCGCTCTCTGAAGTTCGACTATAATTTTGAGAATTTTTTGCCTGTAGGTGATGAGGACCTTAGCTACTACCGCTATTTCCGTGAGAACTTTGAGTCTGATAACGACTATCTTCTTGTTGGTATTACATCGGATCACTCCGTAACGGACCCGGATTTTATAAATAAGTTGAACGGACTGACAAAGCGGCTCAATAATCTCGCCGCCGTAAACTCTGTCGTGTCTCCCACCCGGCAAGGTGAGCGCCGTGTGCTTGCAGACGGCAACGTGATCTCTTTACCCTGGCTGAATGAGGGGGGTGCGGGTGACAGCCTCCGAATAATGAATAATCGCCCGCTAACATGGCCGGTAATTGATGATGACCTAAAAAGGATCAGTTTGTTGGTCAACCTGGAGCCGGTCTCCGAGAAAAAAGCCTCTGACCTGATCGTGGATTCTGTATACCAGGCAATCTACTCAGCAGGCTTTAAGGGTGAACGTGTGGCGGTGGCGGGTAAGGCCAGAGCGCAAAAACATTACGTAAACCTTATGCAGGAGGAGTTGCCCACTCTGCTGGGGCTCTCTGTATTGGTGGTACTTGCGCTGTTGTATATGTTTTATAGAAGCCTATGGTGGACCTCTCTCCCTCTGGCTACGGTTGGGCTTACTGTATTATGGGCAATAGGATTCATGGCAGTGGCCGGCATACCGGTAGATATTATGATGGTGGCTTTACCCAGCATTATTTTCGTGGTGGCTACTTCGGACGTAATACATCTGCTAACGCGTTACCTGGAAGAGCTGCGGAGGGGGCTATCTGCTATTATGGCTATGAAACTTGCCTTTCGTGAAGTGGGGCTGGCTACCTTTCTGACCTCCATAACCACAGCAGCAGGTTTTTTCACCCTTTTGACGGCTTCTATCCGGCCCATCAGGTCATTTGGGGTAGTGGTGGGTACGGGCGTGTTTCTTGCCTTCGTTATCACCTTTACCTTTCTGCCGGCCCTCCTGACCCTGTTACCTAAACCCTCGATTACGAAAGTAATGCGCTCCGGTGAAAAATGGGAGCACTTGCTGCATCGGCTGCTCGACTGGTCGCTGTCGCATCGGAAAGTGGTCATTGCCGGGAGTTTACTTATTACTATTATCTCAGTCTTCGGAGCGTCAAAGGTGGAGACGGATAGCTTTCTGATATCAGATTTACCGGAGACTGATC
It contains:
- the sdaAB gene encoding L-serine ammonia-lyase, iron-sulfur-dependent subunit beta, with protein sequence MAERSSIFDMIGPVMIGPSSSHTAGVVRIARTAIRVLGEKPVKAEITFYNSFARTYEGHGSDRAVIAGLLDFHTDDKRIKNAMDYAEERGLEYSFRSIGSAAVYHPNTVKLRLTGESSRTMDVIGESLGGGVINIREVDGFSSGFSASLHTMIIMAKDVKGSIAFIANILSNDDCNIATMTVSRKGKNDLACLVLEMDSGVREITLQYLEQLKWVKHVRYIPNIDQ
- a CDS encoding aminotransferase class IV, which produces MKILFDGSVYEEENRLVGIDDRGLQYGDGLFETMYWNGEAVRNLDLHLKRLKKGTEILGLEVNEVLEPGAQEKKITSLIEENKLSGKLRIKWMIWRRPGGLYLPQTESFHELIKVMPYSPGPAMVRSADFADSIHLSYSQISPLKTISALPYVMAARECRERGLDDLILLSDRGKVAECLYANLFWGSGKELYTPSLQTGCIEGVRRKELMNILPDLGYSIEEAESHPEKLLMASYAFRTNANAIVPIHRIADRIYASVPQDILFVDRD
- a CDS encoding thymidylate synthase gives rise to the protein MRQYLDLMQHILDYGTRKEDRTGTGTISVFGRQIRFDLQEGFPLVTTKKVHLRSIIHELLWFIKGDTNIKYLNDNKVSIWDEWADESGDLGPVYGYQWRSWPDGKGGTIDQLANLIRQIKQNPDSRRHIISAWNVADVDHMALPPCHTLFQFYVADGKLSCQLYQRSADVFLGVPFNIASYALLTLMVAQVCDLQPGEFIHTFGDAHLYTNHLEQARLQLSRDPRPMPVMEINPEVKDIFDFTYEDFTLKDYNPHPHIRAAVAV
- a CDS encoding RND family transporter — translated: MPKKYALPLLIVILLISAWQAGNIRSLKFDYNFENFLPVGDEDLSYYRYFRENFESDNDYLLVGITSDHSVTDPDFINKLNGLTKRLNNLAAVNSVVSPTRQGERRVLADGNVISLPWLNEGGAGDSLRIMNNRPLTWPVIDDDLKRISLLVNLEPVSEKKASDLIVDSVYQAIYSAGFKGERVAVAGKARAQKHYVNLMQEELPTLLGLSVLVVLALLYMFYRSLWWTSLPLATVGLTVLWAIGFMAVAGIPVDIMMVALPSIIFVVATSDVIHLLTRYLEELRRGLSAIMAMKLAFREVGLATFLTSITTAAGFFTLLTASIRPIRSFGVVVGTGVFLAFVITFTFLPALLTLLPKPSITKVMRSGEKWEHLLHRLLDWSLSHRKVVIAGSLLITIISVFGASKVETDSFLISDLPETDPLMADFQYIDRYFGGSRSLEITMTLPDTADAYELGTLRAMEAFQRDIAEGPIRVVASPLLLAYATNQALSGGDPEAFRLPQGDREISRFRRYIRRSRRYVKFPIEADSGRVYRISARIADIGSKKTLAELDRLQTAAEGSIYAGILSPRFTGTSLLIDQNNETLTRNMFVGLGLAMILVGIIASLLYKSPKMALIALIPNLLPILMTAAVMGFSGITLRLSTSVIFTIAFGIAVDDTLHFLSKLRLMEKRGIDRNKALHITFRLTGKAIVVTTLLLSAGFMTFLFSRFGAIYYMGLLVSVTLVSALVVDLLLLPVILSYFKPDQPSTT